Proteins from a single region of Stappia sp. ES.058:
- a CDS encoding glucokinase has product MTTITAQDTALPFPVLVADIGGTNARFATVSGPGMATAPSMSVPTGDHSGFGEAARAALPLTGPTRPRSAVLAVAGPVTGERIPLTNADWVIEPRRLMADLGLERVLVLNDFEAQALALPGLSGDAVQQIGAGARVAQAPQVVLGPGTGLGAAAMIQAAGRWVPIPGEGGHVELGPVSAEDYRVWPHIERIGGRIGAEQVISGAGLLRLARAVCSAENATRDFSAPGDVTRAADAGDEIANLTLALFAHALGRVAGDFALTFLARGGVFLGGGIPPRIERHLVDGGFRAAFEAKAPHSALMETIPTFLIRHATPALEGLADFAREPERFTVESQGRLWTQAAFNDPK; this is encoded by the coding sequence ATGACGACAATCACGGCCCAAGACACGGCATTGCCGTTTCCCGTTCTGGTCGCCGACATCGGCGGCACCAATGCGCGTTTCGCGACCGTCAGCGGCCCCGGCATGGCAACGGCGCCAAGCATGTCCGTGCCGACCGGCGATCACTCAGGCTTTGGCGAAGCGGCACGGGCCGCCCTGCCGCTAACGGGCCCGACGCGCCCGCGCTCCGCCGTGCTCGCCGTTGCCGGCCCGGTGACGGGGGAGCGCATTCCGCTCACCAATGCCGACTGGGTGATCGAGCCGCGAAGGCTGATGGCGGATCTTGGCCTCGAGCGCGTCCTCGTGCTCAACGATTTCGAAGCCCAGGCGCTGGCGCTTCCCGGCCTTTCCGGCGATGCGGTGCAGCAAATCGGCGCCGGCGCGCGGGTCGCACAGGCTCCGCAGGTGGTGCTCGGCCCCGGCACGGGGCTCGGCGCCGCCGCGATGATCCAGGCTGCGGGCCGCTGGGTGCCGATCCCCGGCGAGGGCGGCCATGTCGAGCTCGGTCCCGTGAGCGCGGAGGACTATCGCGTCTGGCCGCATATCGAGCGCATTGGCGGGCGCATCGGCGCGGAACAGGTCATCAGCGGCGCGGGGCTGCTGCGGCTGGCGCGGGCGGTGTGTTCGGCCGAAAACGCCACGCGCGACTTCTCGGCCCCTGGCGACGTCACCCGCGCCGCGGATGCCGGCGACGAGATCGCCAATCTAACGCTCGCGCTCTTTGCCCATGCGCTCGGACGGGTCGCAGGCGACTTCGCGCTCACGTTTCTGGCGCGGGGCGGCGTGTTTCTCGGGGGTGGCATTCCGCCGCGCATCGAACGTCATCTCGTCGATGGCGGCTTTCGCGCCGCCTTCGAGGCCAAGGCCCCGCACAGCGCGCTGATGGAGACAATCCCGACCTTCCTCATTCGCCACGCCACGCCGGCGCTTGAGGGACTGGCCGACTTCGCCCGGGAGCCGGAGCGGTTCACGGTCGAGTCCCAAGGCCGATTGTGGACGCAAGCCGCATTCAACGATCCGAAATGA
- a CDS encoding methylglyoxal synthase — MPRSDPPRAALALIAHDAKKDDIVAFAQAHLDKLGAYSLVATGTTGGRIADACPGLDILRLKSGPLGGDQQIGAMIAEGRLNGLIFFVDPLSPMPHDVDVKALMRLAVVYNIPMALNPATAEILLRSARLAGLATSSQTPEIPRASS; from the coding sequence ATGCCCCGTTCAGACCCGCCGCGAGCGGCACTGGCGCTGATCGCGCATGATGCCAAGAAGGACGACATCGTCGCCTTCGCGCAAGCACATCTCGACAAGCTCGGCGCCTATTCGCTGGTTGCCACCGGCACCACCGGCGGACGCATCGCCGACGCCTGTCCCGGCCTCGACATTCTGCGGCTGAAGAGCGGGCCGCTCGGCGGCGACCAGCAGATCGGCGCGATGATCGCGGAAGGGCGGCTGAACGGACTGATCTTCTTCGTCGATCCGCTGTCGCCGATGCCCCATGACGTCGACGTCAAAGCGCTGATGCGGCTTGCGGTCGTCTACAACATTCCCATGGCGCTCAACCCGGCGACGGCGGAAATCCTGCTGCGCTCCGCACGTCTTGCCGGTCTGGCGACCAGTTCGCAGACCCCGGAAATCCCCCGCGCCTCCTCATGA
- a CDS encoding DUF1194 domain-containing protein, with protein MRVSVHPSPARDAALALFRGALVALFAASLGLTVMLHAANAQTTAYSYDPHAEVDVELVLAVDISQSMDTDEQEVQRAGYVAALTSREVLDAIRYGPTGRIAVSYMEWGGTGEQFIVADWSVISDAATAAAFAARIAEAPLNQRRRTSIASALEAAVAMVEGNRFQGLRKVIDISGDGPNNQGGAVTLYRDRAVAAGITINGLPLMLKTKDTAWQTLLNIDSYYEDCVIGGPGHFFVPVHSKAQFADAVRMKLVLEIAGLVPAKPLVMQASGRKPVNCGLYD; from the coding sequence ATGCGCGTTTCAGTTCACCCCTCCCCGGCAAGGGACGCCGCCCTTGCCCTTTTCCGCGGCGCCCTGGTCGCGCTGTTCGCAGCTTCGCTCGGCCTGACCGTCATGCTGCACGCGGCGAACGCCCAGACGACCGCCTACAGCTACGACCCGCACGCCGAAGTCGACGTCGAGCTTGTTCTGGCGGTCGACATTTCCCAGTCGATGGACACCGACGAGCAGGAAGTCCAGCGCGCCGGATATGTCGCGGCACTGACCTCCCGAGAGGTTCTCGACGCCATCCGCTATGGTCCCACGGGGCGCATTGCCGTGTCCTACATGGAATGGGGCGGCACCGGCGAACAGTTCATCGTCGCCGACTGGTCGGTGATCAGCGATGCGGCCACCGCAGCCGCCTTTGCCGCCAGGATCGCCGAAGCGCCGCTAAACCAGCGCCGGCGCACGTCCATCGCTTCCGCGCTCGAGGCAGCCGTGGCGATGGTCGAGGGCAACCGGTTCCAGGGATTGCGCAAGGTGATCGACATTTCCGGAGACGGGCCCAACAACCAGGGCGGCGCGGTCACGCTCTACCGCGACCGCGCGGTCGCGGCCGGCATCACCATCAACGGCTTGCCGCTGATGCTCAAGACCAAGGACACGGCCTGGCAGACGTTGCTCAACATTGACAGCTACTACGAAGACTGCGTGATCGGCGGACCAGGACATTTCTTCGTTCCCGTGCATTCCAAGGCGCAGTTCGCCGATGCGGTCCGCATGAAGCTCGTGCTCGAGATCGCAGGGCTGGTGCCGGCCAAACCGCTGGTGATGCAGGCGAGCGGACGCAAGCCGGTCAACTGCGGACTGTACGATTGA